One part of the Rutidosis leptorrhynchoides isolate AG116_Rl617_1_P2 chromosome 1, CSIRO_AGI_Rlap_v1, whole genome shotgun sequence genome encodes these proteins:
- the LOC139862494 gene encoding F-box/FBD/LRR-repeat protein At1g13570-like translates to MEQVPGKHKVSKSASEDIISTMPEDVITRILDRLPIQYAVRTSVLSRNWRFNWTLLSQVIFDEFFFDYLEGIGGENWYDENNISKILLHLKGSITKFHLYIPEGKVLDVTELDHWVLLLSRKGIKEFILRNRHEEPCMLSSNLFSCVKLERLSLSNCSLYPAPTFCGFPYLCEVTFVNLNFGEIITQCPLLEFLEVVYFVADPIGKIKMVEIAKLKNLKCLFFPLCMLDTTSLTSSLVFHLVGHFSKLQKLSLDLRKCKFIRESGAGNWVRTSLSCLGTLTLYSVDFDSEVMLSFAIEMIWGLPELQTLKIKAAYNAPVPQPALCASVFKNISMGQLQLRVIDFYPFRGSDNELWLIKNLLACSPLLKKFYIFPIRMFFCSRNEKLMFATKLSKLHRASSAAKVKIMIPNVNITGSWY, encoded by the exons ATGGAACAAGTTCCCGGAAAACATAAGGTATCCAAATCAGCATCTGAGGATATTATTAGCACAATGCCCGAGGATGTGATAACTCGTATTCTAGATCGTTTGCCAATACAATATGCGGTCAGGACATCCGTCTTGTCAAGAAACTGGAGATTCAACTGGACTTTACTCAGCCAGGTTATATTTGACGAGTTTTTCTTTGACTATTTGGAAGGAATAGGAGGTGAAAATTGGTATGATGAGAATAATATAAGTAAAATTCTTCTTCATCTTAAAGGTTCCATTACAAAGTTTCATCTTTATATACCAGAAGGCAAGGTTTTGGATGTTACAGAACTTGATCATTGGGTGCTGTTATTGTCAAGAAAGGGAATCAAAGAGTTTATACTCCGAAATCGGCATGAAGAACCTTGTATGTTGTCTTCCAATCTTTTCTCTTGTGTGAAATTGGAACGATTGTCGCTTTCGAACTGTTCTCTTTACCCCGCACCCACTTTTTGTGGTTTCCCATATCTTTGTGAAGTAACATTTGTGAATCTAAATTTTGGGGAAATTATCACTCAATGCCCATTACTTGAGTTTTTGGAGGTTGTCTATTTTGTTGCTGATCCTATTggaaaaataaaaatggttgagATAGCCAAACTTAAAAATCTCAAATGTTTATTCTTTCCATTGTGTATGCTTGACACTACATCGCTCACAAGTTCCTTAGTCTTTCACCTTGTGGGTCATTTCTCAAAACTTCAAAAGCTTTCTTTGGATCTTCGTAAGTGCAAG TTCATACGAGAATCAGGTGCTGGAAATTGGGTTCGTACCTCCCTTAGCTGCCTCGGGACTCTAACATTATACTCTGTAGATTTTGATAGTGAGGTTATGTTATCGTTTGCAATTGAAATGATTTGGGGTTTACCAGAATTGCAGACACTTAAGATCAAA GCTGCATACAATGCTCCCGTCCCACAACCTGCATTGTGTGCTTCAGTGTTTAAAAACATCTCAATGGGGCAGTTGCAGTTACGGGTTATTGATTTCTACCCGTTTAGAGGTTCAGATAATGAGCTATGGTTGATAAAGAATTTACTTGCTTGTTCGCCTTTGCTAAAGAAGTTTTATATATTTCCGATTCGGATGTTTTTTTGTAGTCGCAATGAAAAGTTGATGTTTGCTACAAAGCTGTCAAAACTCCATCGAGCCTCCTCCGCAGCCAAAGTGAAAATCATGATTCCCAATGTGAATATTACCGGGTCTTGGTATTAA